A stretch of the Diprion similis isolate iyDipSimi1 chromosome 14, iyDipSimi1.1, whole genome shotgun sequence genome encodes the following:
- the LOC124414601 gene encoding 28S ribosomal protein S17, mitochondrial — MAKVAVAAAQGKTALSLLLGKCVPCAKQNASKIRVQNFKLDTNLNMYYRENSFFYAHDPQALCKPGDTVLIKELPNKLTRLITHEILEIVYPLGDVTDPLTGKKVVVSKYRDDMKAEDKLFGRTDSAFDYDKAPPRGSQEDKRDFSHKETYTKYHEDPNDPQPYAV, encoded by the exons ATGGCGAAAGTTGCGGTCGCAGCGGCGCAAGGAAAGACGGCCTTGTCTCTGTTACTGGGAAAGTGTGTCCCCTGTGCAAAGCAAAATGCCTCAAAAATACGGGTTCAGAATTTTAAACTCGATACAAACCTTAACATG TACTACAGAGAGAACTCCTTCTTCTACGCCCACGATCCCCAGGCGTTGTGCAAACCTGGGGACACTGTTTTGATCAAGGAACTTCCAAATAAATTGACTCGCCTCATCACACACGAG ATCCTGGAGATAGTTTATCCGTTGGGTGACGTCACTGATCCTCTGACTGGAAAGAAGGTTGTTGTGAGCAAGTACAG GGATGATATGAAGGCTGAAGACAAATTGTTCGGAAGAACAGACTCTGCTTTCGATTATGATAAAGCACCTCCAAGGGGGAGCCAAGAGGACAAACGTGACTTCAGTCATAAAGAGACGTACACGAAGTATCACGAAGATCCAAATGACCCGCAACCATATGCTGTATAA
- the LOC124414599 gene encoding RNA polymerase II subunit A C-terminal domain phosphatase, giving the protein MATVKIAFPAGGEPGRITKWRVGMNAMVSAGRVVLHYRSVAVGGEPSKDPEKKLRASKFGRVIKVLANEGDVLQPGQEVLLLEGCKHPTVMKDLCAECGADLREEVVGDDGQNAVTSQASVPMVHSVPELKVCPELAEKIGREDEKRLLQDRKLALLVDLDQTIVHTTNDNVPPDMKDVYHFQLYGPHSPWYHTKLRPGTREFLAKMSHLYELHICTFGARNYAHTVAALLDKDGILFSHRILSRDECFDPASKTANLKALFPCGDSMVCIIDDREDVWQGCGNLVQVKPYHFFRHTGDIHAPPGLAKRDQFPQLKPTSLEEMNEPEAGIKITENGALPNIDCQDFQTSEENPNKQKPEDETKEEKDVTEPELQVETGGLKSNEINEEEQKEPTVESKAPECIEKLTEPDEVNENNADKDSVIADEQGPKKEELEAGEAEKLAEPGEVRRKAAEEESFKDLEKRQELEDHDDYLLYLEDILRRIHAEFYSKQETEAESNKSLRDIIPRVRARVLKGLRLTFSGIVATHQKLHQSRAYKVARALGAEVSQDLQENTTHLVAIKPGTAKVYAAKKMWQVKIVNPDWLWTCAERWECVDERLYPLTKKARGSRVPPPHCSSPDRIDDQETEGGDRFADSINPLMSFTLEEIANMDKEVEEDMSDQELEASAPVSQVETSQTQRRRRRSATPDSLNEDFEDEALTSKRRKTVILEEPDENSSTEGKKASDEDEEEDDPDDEDDPLTRFRRGEGSLDGFDLGDDSQDSMEVAATEDDGEWNEMGAALEREFLSE; this is encoded by the exons ATGGCGACGGTGAAGATCGCGTTCCCGGCTGGCGGGGAGCCAGGTAGGATCACGAAGTGGAGGGTCGGGATGAACGCGATGGTTTCAGCTGGAAGAGTTGTCCTCCATTACCGCAGCGTAGCCGTCGGCGGGGAACCTTCCAAGGACCCGGAGAAGAAACTTCGCGCCTCTAAATTCGGACGTGTTATAAAAGTCCTCGCAAACGAAGGCGACGTTCTTCAACCCGG gCAAGAAGTTTTGTTGCTAGAGGGATGCAAACATCCCACAGTCATGAAAGATCTTTGCGCCGAATGCGGCGCTGATCTTCGAGAGGAAGTTGTCGGGGATGACGGGCAAAATGCTGTCACTTCCCAGGCCAGTGTACCGATGGTGCACTCCGTTCCTGAGCTTAAGGTTTGCCCTGAACTTGCAGAGAAAATTGGCAGAGAGGATGAGAAGCGTTTGCTGCAGGATCGAAAATTGGCTTTACTCGTTGATCTGGATCAAACGATAGTTCATACTACCAATGACAACGTTCCCCCCGACATGAAG GACGTCTATCATTTTCAACTCTACGGACCTCACTCTCCGTGGTACCACACAAAATTGAGGCCTGGAACAAGAGAATTTCTGGCCAAAATGAGCCACCTTTACGAATTGCACATTTGTACTTTTGGAGCTCGAAATTATGCTCACACTGTTGCTGCCCTACTCGATAAAGATGGGATCCTATTTTCTCACAGGATTCTTTCGAGGGATGAGTGTTTTGACCCAGCTTCTAAAACTGCAAATCTCAA GGCTCTGTTTCCTTGCGGCGATTCTATGGTTTGCATTATAGATGATAGAGAGGATGTCTGGCAAGGTTGTGGTAATTTGGTACAGGTAAAACCGTACCATTTCTTCCGACACACCGGGGACATTCACGCTCCACCAGGACTGGCTAAACGGGATCAATTTCCGCAACTGAAACCCACTAGTTTGGAGGAGATGAATGAACCGGAAGCTGGAATTAAAATAACGGAAAATGGAGCCTTACCGAATATTGATTGCCAAGATTTTCAAACCTCTGAGGAGAATCCTAACAAACAGAAACCTGAGGATGAAACAAAGGAGGAAAAAGACGTGACAGAACCGGAACTTCAAGTGGAAACTGGAGgattgaaatcgaatgagATAAACGAGGAGGAACAGAAGGAACCGACTGTGGAAAGTAAAGCCCCTGAATGTATTGAGAAGTTAACAGAACCAGACGaggtaaatgaaaataatgcagACAAAGATTCGGTGATTGCTGATGAACAGGGACCAAAAAAGGAGGAATTAGAGGCAGGTGAGGCTGAGAAACTGGCAGAACCAGGAGAGGTCAGAAGGAAAGCAGCTGAAGAAGAGAGTTTCAAAGATTTAGAGAAGAGACAGGAATTAGAGGACCACGATGATTATCTTCTGTACCTAGAAGACATATTGCGCAGAATTCATGCCGAATTTTACAGCAAACAGGAGACTGAAGCAGAATCCAACAAGAGCCTCAGAGATATCATCCCGCGTGTGCGAGCACGAGTTTTAAAGGGACTGCGACTTACATTTAGCGGCATAGTCGCCActcatcaaaagttacatcaAAGCCGAGCCTACAAAGTTGCCAGAGCACTTGGCGCAGAGGTATCTCAG GATCTGCAGGAGAACACGACACATTTGGTAGCGATAAAACCAGGAACCGCAAAGGTTTATGCAGCCAAGAAAATGTGGCAAGTGAAAATAGTGAATCCCGATTGGCTGTGGACTTGCGCAGAGCGATGGGAATGTGTTGACGAGCGTCTCTATCCGCTCACCAAGAAG GCTCGTGGGTCCAGGGTACCCCCGCCGCACTGCAGCAGTCCGGACCGAATTGATGACCAAGAGACAGAGGGAGGAGATAGGTTTGCGGACAGTATAAATCCCCTCATGTCATTCACACTAGAAGAGATTGCAAATATGGACAAAGAGGTGGAGGAAGATATGAGTGACCAAGAGCTAGAAGCATCTGCACCTGTCTCTCAAGTTGAAACATCCCAAACACAGCGCCGGCGACGTAGATCAGCAACACCGGATTCGTTAAATG AGGATTTTGAAGATGAAGCGTTAACTagtaagagaagaaaaactgtTATATTAGAAGAACCAGATGAGAACTCTTCTACAGAAGGTAAAAAAGCAAGcgatgaggatgaggaagaAGATGACCCAGACGATGAAGATGATCCTTTGACAAGGTTCAGACGAGGTGAAGGATCGCTGGACGGATTTGACTTGGGAGATGACTCTCAGGATTCTATGGAGGTGGCAGCAACTGAGGATGACGgtgaatggaatgaaatgggTGCGGCTTTAGAGAGAGAATTCTTGTCTGAATAA
- the LOC124414600 gene encoding snurportin-1 isoform X3, translating into MIRHRRFDGNVYSGSKKSENRDATFDSGRALLDEALQGSDCNDERMEVQQDETWRCNRRVPQYANQLMMSEWMLEIPSDLSEKWLMVPCPQGRRVLLIASKGATTAYNKRGVRLGKFTSALPGGTYQDYKNRCTILDCIWDKDTKTYYTLDVLAWSNQPLLDCDTEFRFFWLKTRLEETQGLAERGSLVNSYPILSLPNYPCDCDAGAVLENLSSLPPLDGLLFYHREAHYTQGRTPLVNWLKPFMLSDVFGFQFPPDIYEKPPDYVDIKSYIRKNKTTRRKNKGPDESMEIISAENLVEMA; encoded by the exons ATGATTCGCCACAGGAGATTCGACGGCAACGTTTACTCTGGGAGCAAAAAAAGTGA AAACAGAGATGCCACCTTCGACTCGGGCCGAGCTCTTTTGGACGAAGCGTTGCAGGGCAGTGACTGCAACGACGAGAGAATGGAGGTGCAACAAGACGAGACCTGGCGGTGTAACAGGCGGGTACCGCAGTATGCAAATCAGCTCATGATGTCCGAATGGATGTTGGAGATCCCTTCTGATCTCTCTGAAAAATGGCTTATGGTTCCATGTCCCCAAGGACGCAGGGTTCTTCTTATTGCGAGTAag GGGGCAACAACGGCTTACAACAAAAGGGGTGTTAGACTTGGGAAATTCACCTCGGCTCTACCAGGAGGCACTTATCAGGACTATAAAAATAGATGCACAATACTCGACTGTATTTGGGACAAGGATACTAAAACCTATTACACCTTGGATGTCTTGGCTTGGTCTAATCAGCCACTTCTCGATTGCGAT ACAGAGTTCAGGTTCTTTTGGTTGAAGACACGGTTAGAAGAGACACAGGGACTCGCTGAGAGAGGCAGCCTGGTCAATAGCTACCCTATTCTCTCCCTGCCAAATTATCCCTGCGATTGTGATGCTGGTGCAGTTTTAGAAAACTTATCATCACTCCCTCCCCTCGACGGATTACTCTTCTATCATAGAGAGGCGCATTATACGCAGGGACGAACACCCCTGGTTAACTGGCTGAAACCGTTCATGTTATCCGACGTATTTGGGTTTCAATTTCCTCCAGACATTTACGAGAAGCCACCGGACTACGTagacatcaaaagttacattcgaaagaataaaacaactcgaagaaaaaataaaggacCTGACGAATCG ATGGAAATTATCAGTGCAGAAAATCTGGTCGAAATGGCCTGA
- the LOC124414600 gene encoding snurportin-1 isoform X1 — MAGNLSDMSKKSNEKNLYNPRLALYKNLTKTSNGRDDSPQEIRRQRLLWEQKKNRDATFDSGRALLDEALQGSDCNDERMEVQQDETWRCNRRVPQYANQLMMSEWMLEIPSDLSEKWLMVPCPQGRRVLLIASKGATTAYNKRGVRLGKFTSALPGGTYQDYKNRCTILDCIWDKDTKTYYTLDVLAWSNQPLLDCDTEFRFFWLKTRLEETQGLAERGSLVNSYPILSLPNYPCDCDAGAVLENLSSLPPLDGLLFYHREAHYTQGRTPLVNWLKPFMLSDVFGFQFPPDIYEKPPDYVDIKSYIRKNKTTRRKNKGPDESMEIISAENLVEMA, encoded by the exons ATGGCCGGTAATCTTAGTGACATGtcgaaaaaatcgaatgaaaaaaatctttacaaTCCACGATTGGCATTATACAAAAATCTGACAAAAACAAGTAACGGCAGAGATGATTCGCCACAGGAGATTCGACGGCAACGTTTACTCTGGGAGCAAAAAAA AAACAGAGATGCCACCTTCGACTCGGGCCGAGCTCTTTTGGACGAAGCGTTGCAGGGCAGTGACTGCAACGACGAGAGAATGGAGGTGCAACAAGACGAGACCTGGCGGTGTAACAGGCGGGTACCGCAGTATGCAAATCAGCTCATGATGTCCGAATGGATGTTGGAGATCCCTTCTGATCTCTCTGAAAAATGGCTTATGGTTCCATGTCCCCAAGGACGCAGGGTTCTTCTTATTGCGAGTAag GGGGCAACAACGGCTTACAACAAAAGGGGTGTTAGACTTGGGAAATTCACCTCGGCTCTACCAGGAGGCACTTATCAGGACTATAAAAATAGATGCACAATACTCGACTGTATTTGGGACAAGGATACTAAAACCTATTACACCTTGGATGTCTTGGCTTGGTCTAATCAGCCACTTCTCGATTGCGAT ACAGAGTTCAGGTTCTTTTGGTTGAAGACACGGTTAGAAGAGACACAGGGACTCGCTGAGAGAGGCAGCCTGGTCAATAGCTACCCTATTCTCTCCCTGCCAAATTATCCCTGCGATTGTGATGCTGGTGCAGTTTTAGAAAACTTATCATCACTCCCTCCCCTCGACGGATTACTCTTCTATCATAGAGAGGCGCATTATACGCAGGGACGAACACCCCTGGTTAACTGGCTGAAACCGTTCATGTTATCCGACGTATTTGGGTTTCAATTTCCTCCAGACATTTACGAGAAGCCACCGGACTACGTagacatcaaaagttacattcgaaagaataaaacaactcgaagaaaaaataaaggacCTGACGAATCG ATGGAAATTATCAGTGCAGAAAATCTGGTCGAAATGGCCTGA
- the LOC124414600 gene encoding snurportin-1 isoform X2 has translation MAGNLSDMSKKSNEKNLYNPRLALYKNLTKTSNGRDDSPQEIRRQRLLWEQKKNRDATFDSGRALLDEALQGSDCNDERMEVQQDETWRCNRRVPQYANQLMMSEWMLEIPSDLSEKWLMVPCPQGRRVLLIASKGATTAYNKRGVRLGKFTSALPGGTYQDYKNRCTILDCIWDKDTKTYYTLDVLAWSNQPLLDCDTEFRFFWLKTRLEETQGLAERGSLVNSYPILSLPNYPCDCDAGAVLENLSSLPPLDGLLFYHREAHYTQGRTPLVNWLKPFMLSDVFGFQFPPDIYEKPPDYVDIKSYIRKNKTTRRKNKGPDESVNLFFLISR, from the exons ATGGCCGGTAATCTTAGTGACATGtcgaaaaaatcgaatgaaaaaaatctttacaaTCCACGATTGGCATTATACAAAAATCTGACAAAAACAAGTAACGGCAGAGATGATTCGCCACAGGAGATTCGACGGCAACGTTTACTCTGGGAGCAAAAAAA AAACAGAGATGCCACCTTCGACTCGGGCCGAGCTCTTTTGGACGAAGCGTTGCAGGGCAGTGACTGCAACGACGAGAGAATGGAGGTGCAACAAGACGAGACCTGGCGGTGTAACAGGCGGGTACCGCAGTATGCAAATCAGCTCATGATGTCCGAATGGATGTTGGAGATCCCTTCTGATCTCTCTGAAAAATGGCTTATGGTTCCATGTCCCCAAGGACGCAGGGTTCTTCTTATTGCGAGTAag GGGGCAACAACGGCTTACAACAAAAGGGGTGTTAGACTTGGGAAATTCACCTCGGCTCTACCAGGAGGCACTTATCAGGACTATAAAAATAGATGCACAATACTCGACTGTATTTGGGACAAGGATACTAAAACCTATTACACCTTGGATGTCTTGGCTTGGTCTAATCAGCCACTTCTCGATTGCGAT ACAGAGTTCAGGTTCTTTTGGTTGAAGACACGGTTAGAAGAGACACAGGGACTCGCTGAGAGAGGCAGCCTGGTCAATAGCTACCCTATTCTCTCCCTGCCAAATTATCCCTGCGATTGTGATGCTGGTGCAGTTTTAGAAAACTTATCATCACTCCCTCCCCTCGACGGATTACTCTTCTATCATAGAGAGGCGCATTATACGCAGGGACGAACACCCCTGGTTAACTGGCTGAAACCGTTCATGTTATCCGACGTATTTGGGTTTCAATTTCCTCCAGACATTTACGAGAAGCCACCGGACTACGTagacatcaaaagttacattcgaaagaataaaacaactcgaagaaaaaataaaggacCTGACGAATCGGTAAaccttttctttcttatttcccGCTGA
- the LOC124414717 gene encoding puff-specific protein Bx42, with protein sequence MNKMSLTSLLPAPTQAVWDREDEAREQKLRQRPVSALVKAVVTAPPYGQRKGWVPRSAEDFGDGGAFPEIQVAQYPLSMGMKGKEATSNALAVQLDAQGKVKYDMIARQGHSKDKIVYTKLSDLLPSEITTEDDPALQRPSGDDIDEITEKTRRALEKITESKIAAAMPVRCAEKQGPAQYIRYTPSQQGQSFNSGAKQRVIRMVEAQVDPIEPPKFKINKKIPRGPPSPPAPVMHSPTRKVTVKEQKEWKIPPCISNWKNAKGYTIPLDKRLAADGRGLQQVHINENFAKLAEALYIADRKAREAVEMRAQLERKLAQKEKEKKEDNLRQLAQKAREERAGIKSAAALDKAGESRERDQLRQERHKDRARDRNLARAAPDKRSRLQRERERDISEQIALGLPAKYVPNSGEAQFDQRLFNTTKGMDSGYGHEDEYNVYDKPWRDSSSIGSHIYRPSKNIDKDNYGDDLEKLVKTNRFVPDKEFSGTDRFATRSGPVQFEKDEEDPFGLDQFLTQAKRASSSTTTTTKRKDDRDQRRDDRDKRRKH encoded by the exons ATGAACAAAATGTCGCTAACAAG TTTGCTACCTGCACCGACCCAGGCTGTTTGGGATCGTGAAGATGAGGCAAGGGAACAGAAGCTCCGGCAGAGACCGGTCTCTGCTCTTGTTAAAGCTGTGGTAACAGCTCCGCCCTATGGGCAAAGAAAAGGATGGGTACCGCGCAGTGCAGAG GACTTTGGAGATGGCGGAGCGTTTCCGGAGATCCAGGTCGCTCAGTATCCTCTTAGCATGGGAATGAAAGGAAAGGAAGCCACCAGCAATGCGCTTGCTGTGCAGCTCGATGCGCAGGGAAAAGTGAAGTACGATATGATCGCTAGACAAGGACATTCCAAAGACAAG ATTGTCTATACCAAACTGAGCGATCTGCTTCCCTCTGAAATAACGACCGAAGATGATCCTGCACTGCAGCGTCCCTCCGGCGATGATATCGACGAAATCACCGAAAAAACACGGAGAGCTCTTGAGAAAATAACTGAATCTAAAATAGCAGCGGCTATGCCAGTTCGGTGCGCAGAAAAGCAGGGACCTGCTCAATATATTCGTTACACCCCGTCGCAGCAGGGACAGTCATTCAACTCCGGTGCTAAGCAGAGGGTGATCAGAATGGTAGAGGCACAAGTCGATCCCATAGAACCACCGAAATTCAA aattAACAAAAAGATCCCTCGCGGACCTCCGTCGCCACCTGCTCCCGTCATGCATTCCCCAACGAGAAAAGTTACTGTTAAAGAGCAGAAGGAGTGGAAGATTCCTCCCTGCATTAGTAATTGGAAGAACGCTAAG ggTTACACCATCCCTCTTGATAAACGTCTAGCTGCCGATGGTCGTGGCTTGCAACAGGTTCACATAAACGAGAATTTTGCCAAACTGGCCGAAGCTCTTTACATTGCGGACAGAAAAGCTCGTGAAGCGGTGGAAATGCGCGCACAATTGGAAAGGAAATTGGCacagaaagaaaaggaaaagaaagaagacaaTCTGCGTCAGCTCGCGCAAAAGGCTAGGGAGGAACGAGCTGGAATAAAGTCTGCTGCGGCGCTTG ACAAGGCTGGGGAATCGCGAGAGCGTGATCAATTACGTCAAGAACGTCACAAGGATAGAGCACGAGATCGTAATTTGGCTCGTGCCGCTCCTGACAAGCGTTCGAGACTGCAACGCGAACGCGAACGTGATATAAGCGAACAAATCGCGCTGGGATTGCCGGCAAAATATGTTCCTAATTCCGGAGAGGCGCAGTTTGATCAGCGTCTATTTAATACAACGAAGGGAATGGACAGTGGCTACGGCCACGAGGATGAGTACAACGTCTATGACAAACCCTGGAGGGACTCGAGCTCAATTGGATCACACATATATCGACCTAGCAAAAATATTGACAAGGATAATTACGGTGATGATCTGGAAAAACTTGTCAAGACAAATAG ATTCGTTCCTGACAAAGAATTCAGCGGAACCGATAGATTCGCGACGCGATCTGGTCCTGTGCAGTTTGAAAAGGACGAAGAAGATCCGTTCGGTCTTGATCAGTTCTTGACCCAAGCTAAACGCGCGAGCAGCAGCACAACTACTACAACAAAACGCAAGGATGACCGAGATCAACGACGGGACGATCGCGACAAACGCAGAAAACACTAA
- the LOC124414900 gene encoding uncharacterized protein LOC124414900, with protein MASEEMKLRKREEYEMQLFGFHSRAAYDGIKNIIKEEVQSVCQNLCKSIGSKYKLGTEELSVLRREAQELAQTYENRAETHMESLNNIVRQFIAIPDNVLLDEDKGQAVQVGEDEFQELKTKMENLQKRAKGVTMFNAALRQELELQKRFKACEDAINDASKEIKDNTVVPNLDDQITEFIQQSEKLRMQLPILESQSEKHKYNPPLENLKDFDLVYREIL; from the exons ATGGCGTCGGAGGAGATGAAGCTACGGAAACGAGAGGAGTACGAGATGCAGCTCTTTGGCTTTCACTCCCGGGCTGCATACGATGGCA taaagaatataataaagGAAGAGGTACAGTCGGTCTGTCAGAATTTGTGCAAATCCATTGGAAGTAAATATAAACTGGGCACTGAGGAGCTTTCTGTCCTCAGAAGAGAAGCCCAAGAATTAGCTCAGACTTATGAAAACAGAGCTGAAACTCACATGGAATCGTTGAAT AACATTGTACGACAATTCATTGCAATCCCTGACAATGTTTTATTGGATGAGGATAAAGGTCAAGCTGTTCAGGTCGGCGAAGATGAATTTCAAGAACTGAAGACCAAGATGGAGAATCTCCAAAAGAGAGCTAAAGGG GTCACAATGTTCAACGCCGCTCTACGCCAAGAACTCGAACTTCAAAAAAGATTCAAGGCCTGTGAGGACGCGATAAACGATGCGAGCAAGGAGATTAAAGATAACACCGTTGTTCCAAATCTGGATGACCAGATAACAGAGTTCATCCAGCAATCGGAAAAGCTTAGAATGCAGTTACCAATTCTTGAATCCCAATCCGAAAAGCACAAATACAATCCACCCTTGGAAAATCTTAAAGATTTTGATCTCGTATACcgtgaaattttatga
- the LOC124414896 gene encoding protein FAM98A: protein METDLLQNLQDVGYSGALSDADELSKALKDGPKSVEFTKLVAWLAEQLSAFGELDDSVNAITTPEDSSHFLLELSSFLKELGCANQNLIGGTVNQRLSTKYDRLVLLDYLVTELMTSKILGSRKSQMDQQMEVTINESDTARHLKNILLALKFQKPPDNISAQMLFTKLTTKLKEVVAQAPPDLLNTPLFVGELSNDQWERLNELQEEFKNEYKTRREMLLKRLDVTVQSFLWSENIRSKEDQVNASYQHKRNIMSPEPSVCIADLLAARRDLAIVEKTSNATVRKNTRSQVNQVIIGAVPDRGGRPCDQQPPPPEMPSWQKDRVAGPNSSRGGRGGGGGGGGGGGYRDHKDASKNFGQNQDRFQSQQQYQQQQPQYESRGDYRGHNQGGGEYHRGGGRGRVQGGWSGDRGTSGYQRGSSNRGRGRGGQHY from the exons ATGGAAACCGACCTGTTACAGAATCTCCAAGACGTTGG GTATAGCGGGGCTCTATCTGATGCCGACGAGTTATCTAAAGCCTTGAAAGACGGTCCAAAGTCAGTGGAGTTCACTAAGTTAGTGGCATGGTTAGCGGAACAATTGTCTGCATTTGGAGAGCTGGATGATTCTGTGAACGCTATAACAACGCCGGAAGACTCGAGCCATTTTCTGCTAGAATTAAGTTCATTTCTTAAAGAATTAGGATGCGCAAATCAAAACCTCATTGGGGGTACCGTGAATCAAAGACTGAGTACAAAGTACGACAGACTCGTTTTACTAGATTATCTAGTAACCGAGCTGATGACCAGCAAGATATTAGGATCACGTAAATCTCAAATGGACCAACAGATGGAAGTGACAATT AACGAAAGCGACACAGCCAGACATCTCAAAAACATCTTGTTGGCGTTGAAGTTTCAAAAACCTCCAGACAACATAAGCGCACAAATGCTGTTTACAAAACTAACTACCAAATTGAAGGAAGTTGTGGCTCAGGCTCCCCCTGATCTTCTCAATACGCCTCTATTTGTGGGTGAACTATCAAACGACCAATGGGAACGACTAAATGAACTCCAAGAAGAATTCAAGAACGAGTATAAAACCAGAAGGGAAATGTTACTCAAAAGATTGGATGTCACTGTGCAATCTTTTTTG TGGTCGGAAAATATAAGGTCAAAGGAAGATCAGGTCAACGCATCCTACCAACATAAACGAAACATCATGTCTCCCGAACCAAGTGTTTGTATTGCTGATTTACTTGCCGCAAGACGAGATCTAGCCATAGTTGAAAAGACCAGCAATGCTACTGTGCGAAAAAATACCAGGAGCCAGGTCAACCAAGTCATTATTGGTGCAGTGCCGGATCGTGGAGGAAGACCTTGCGACCAGCAACCACCGCCACCCGAAATGCCGTCTTGGCAAAAAGATCGCGTCGCTGGGCCTAATTCGTCTAG gggAGGCAGAGGAGGCGGCGGTGGCGGAGGTGGTGGAGGCGGATATCGGGACCACAAAGAtgcttcgaaaaattttggccaaaaccAAGACAGGTTTCAATCACAGCAGCAATATCAGCAACAGCAACCACAGTATGAAAGCCGCGGTGATTACCGCGGTCATAATCAAGGAGGTGGAGAGTATCACAGAGGCGGTGGAAGAGGTAGAGTTCAAGGAGGATGGAGTGGAGATCGAGGTACAAGTGGCTATCAACGAGGGAGTTCTAATCGAGGAAGAGGTCGAGGTGGACAGCATTATTAA